AGGTCGCAGAATGAGGAGTTCCAGAGAAAGAGCCCCTGCCAGTTCTCGATAAAAGAGTTCCACCGGAGGGTGCATCCGGTGGAGTCTTTGAGCATAATCCCGGCGCCGGGGTTTCCGATGACCTGGTTCCTCTCCAGGGAGAAGCCGCTGGAGGCTTCTATGCTCGCCCCGTACTTCTTGCAATCCTGAAAAGTCGACCCCGCCACCCGTCCCCCGCTCCCCTCTTGGATCAATAGGCCGATATCACATCTCTGGATGGACGAGTTTAGGATGGTGAAGTTTCTGGCATATTTGACGAGGATCCCCGCCTCAGATCCGTTCACGATCATATCTTCGAGGAGGACGTCGTTTCCATCCACCAGGATCCCCGAGTTGGGCTGGTTCAGGGAGTACTGGGGCTTGCGGCTCGCCAGGTCCATGTAAAATCTGAACTTGTCCTCCTGGTTCTTCGGGACGCCGTCGACCTGGAAGCCCAGAATCTGCACGCCGTGGCCCCTGATGGTGATCGCCGGATTCTGGGTCTTGGCCCGGACCGACGGACGCCCCTCCCCCAGGATGGTGAGGGGCCTGTCCACGGTGAAGGGCTGGTAGACCCCGGCGGGGACGATCAGAGTGTCTCCGGGGCTCGCCCCCGCGATCGCCGCCTGGAGGTCCCCGGCGACGAGGATCTCAGATGCCCCGGCCGTACCCGCGAGGGCGAATAGGAGAACCCATACCGATATGAAGGTCGATGCCATAGCCGGGGCTGGGGCCGGTGGGGGATGGCTCCCCCATGCGACGGGGCCGGGCCCCGGATCAATGTCTGAAGTGGCGCATGCCGGTGAAGACCATCGCCATGCCGTGTTCGTTTGCAGCTTCTATCACCTCAGCGTCCCTGATGGAGCCTCCGGGATGGACGACGGCGGTGGCCCCCGCCTCGAAGGTCCGATCGAGGCCGTCCCTGAAGGGGAAGAAGGAGTCGGTGGCCGCCACCGTGCCCCTGGTATCCAGGCCGTGCTCCTCGGCCTTCTCGGCCCCGAACCGGGCCGAGTCGACCCTGGAGACCTGCCCCGAGCCGATCCCTATCGTCTGGTTCGCGGTGGTGTAGACGAGGGCGTTGGACTTGACGAACTTCGTCACCTTCCAGGCGAACCGGAGGGCCAGTGTCTCGGCAGGGGTCGGCCCCCGCTCCGTCACCACCTTCCAATCCTTTATGTCCCCGGTGTCGTAGTCCTGAACGAGGAGGCCGCCGAAGACGCTCCTCGACTGCCTCCCCGCGTAGAGCCGGCTCCGGCCGGAGAGGAGCTCGGATATCTCCAGGATCCTCCGGTTGGGCTTCTCCCGGAGGATCTCGAGGGCCTCGGGGTCGTAGCCGGGGGCCAGCAGGACCTCGATGAAGTGGTCGCGCATCTCCTCGGCGAGGTCCGCATCCACCGGCTCTGAGAAGCCTATGACCCCTCCGAAGGCGCTCTTGGGGTCGGTGGCGAGGGCCCTCCGATAGGCCTCGATCTCGTTTGAGCCGTAGGCGACGCCGCAGGGGTTCGCATGCTTGACGATCACCGCCAGGGCCCGCTCTTCCCTCACCCCGTCGTACTCCAGGAGGTCCATCAGCATCTCCAGGGTCGTCTCGGCGTCGACGACGTTGTTGTAGGACATCTCCTTCCCGCAGAGCTTGGGGGCCCGGTGGAGGCCGAAGCCGTCGGGCTTCGAGTACAGAGAGGCGGTCTGGTGCCAGTTCTCTCCGTACCTGAGGTCCTGGACCTTCTCGTACGTCTCCACTAGGTAGCGGGGGCCCTCACCCTGGAGGGCCGAAAGCTTCTCCGCATCCCTGGTTATTAAAAAGTAAAGGGCTTCGGTGGCGAGGAGCCGTCTCGTCTCCTCGGAGAGGCGCCCCTCGGCCATCAGATCCTCCATGACGATCCCCCACCAGCCCGAACGGATGAGGACCGCAGAGCCGCAATTTGCGGCCTCCCGGACGATCACCGATGAGGACGGCGACGAATCGAAGTTCAGATCGAAGAGGATGAGGCTCTCCGGCCCCCATACCCCCCCACCCTCCGGGGAGGCGAGATCCCTCAGGACCTCGGAGGCGGCGGTCCTCTTGATCTCAATCCCTCTATCCTCCAGGTCCCGGAGGAGATCCTTCACCTCGGGGGGCTCATCTGCCAGGACGACAACTTGCCTAATCTGCATGAAAACCTTGATCCTAATGGTCTCCAGGTTATTTTAACATTGCCCCTCATTTGCGATTTTGAGGCTAGAGGCGGCGAATTTCATCCAACGCGTCGGGCCCGAGGCGGTCTATTTGGCAACCGGACTTGACGAATTGGCGGAGGCCGGATCGACGGGGCAAATATTTAAGTCGTCCCGGCGGCGCTCTTCTGACCATGATCTCCCCCGAAGACGCCCGGGAGGCGATAGACCCCCACCCCCAAGGGGTCCTCATCCGGTTTGAGGTGGCTCCGGGGTCGTCGAGGCTCCTCGTCCCCTCGGGCTATAACCCCTGGCGGAAGGCCTTGGAGGCGAAGCTCACCGAGAGGGCCGAGAGGGGGAGGGCGAACCAACAGCTCGAATCTGCAGTAGCCGAGATCTTCGGGATCCCCAGCCACCGGGTCCAGGTCGCCTCCGGCACCAAGAGCTACCGGAAGGCCGTCATCGTCCTGGGGGTCGGCCCGGAGGAGGCGGCGAGGCGGCTGGCGGCCGGGGGGCTCCCGGCCCCATGACCCGAAGAAGGCGAGCCCTCCGGAGGAGCGGCGACGAGGGGAGGGGCAGGCGGGCCGGGATCGACCCCGACGCCCTGGAGGAGCTTCTGGCGGGGATCCTCGAGGCCTCGGGGGAGGGCGCAGCGATCGTCGTCGAGGGGGAGCGAGACGAGCGTTCCCTCCGGGAGCTGGGGGTGGAGGGGCCGATCGTCAGGGCCGCCCGGCGGCCGGCGCTGGAGGTGGCGGAGGACGGGGTCATGGGCTACGAAGAGGTGGTCATCCTCACCGACTGGGACCGGGCCGGGGACGAGCTGGCGAGGAGGATCGAGCTCCACCTCCGGGGGATGGGGGCAAGGGTCGATACCGAGACGAGGGAGCGGCTGAAGCGGATGGTCCGCCGGGAGATAAAGGACGTCGAGAGCCTCAGCGGGTTCGTCGAAAGGGTGAGGTCTGAGATATGTCCCGAAGAGCTGCGGTGACCGGCGCCCCCGGCGTCGGGAAGTCGACCCTGGTGGAGAGGGCGGCGGCACTGATCGGCGGGAGAACGGGGGGCGTCTCTGCCCGGGAGGTCCGGATCGGTGGTAGAAGGATCGGCTTTCAGCTCTCCGACCTCCTCACCGGAGAGGTGGGGACCCTCGCCTCCCTCGATGGGCCGGGGCCGAAGGTCGGCAGGTACCGGGTCCACCTCGCCGACCTGGAGGAGGTGGGGGCGAGGGCGATCGAGAGGGCGGTCCGGGAGGCGGAGCTGGTGGTCATCGACGAGGTGGGGCCGATGGAGCTCCTCTCCGAGGAGTTCGTCGAAGCGGTGGAGGCGGCCCTCGACTCCGATAAGCCGATCCTAGCCGTCGTTCATATGAGGTCGGAGCACCATCTCGCAAAGAAGATCCGGGAGGGGTTCCGGCTCTTCGTCGTAACCCCGGAGAGCCGGGACCGCCTCGCCGGGGAGGTGGCCGCCGAGACGAGGCCCTGAGGCTTCCGCCTCAGGAGCCGCCGTGGATCTCCTCGAGCTTTGTGATATTCCGGATCTCCTCCCTGAGGGCCGGCGGGAGGCCCTTGATCTCCACGTCGAGGAAGCCCCGGACGATGACGCTCGTCGCCTCGTCGGGGGATAGCCCCCGGGCCATCAGGTACTCCAATTCCTGCTGGGAGATCTTCCCGACGGCGGCCTCGTGGGACATGTCGAGGCCCCCGCACCAGCCGTCCAGCTCCGGTATGGAGTAGATCCTTCCCTTCTCGGTGAGGATGAGGCCGGTGCACTCGACGTGGGCCCGGATATCGGGGACCTTCCCGACCATCCGGCCCCGGTTGATGATCTCGCCGCCGGTGGATACGACCCTGGATATCGACTCTGCGCTGGTCTTGGGCGCCTCCAAGATCGTCTGGTTTCCGATGTCGATATTTCCCCGGCGGGCGTACATGATGGTGCTGAAGCTGGCGACGGCCCCCTCCCCGGCGAGGGTCGCCGTTGGGAAGGCCTGGAGGCTCTTGACGGGGGTGAGGGTGATGTAGTTCTCGGTGATGGAACCGCCGGCCTCCACCAGGCTCGCCCCCCTCGGCCTCACCTCCACCTCCTCCCCCCAGTTGTGGACCATGGTGAAGGTGACGTGGGCCCCTCTCTTGACGTAGACCTCGGAGACCCCCAGGTGGAGGCCCCTCCCGGCGTGGGAGGGGGTGGTGCAGCCGGTGATGATGTGAAGCTCGGACCCCTCCTCGGCGATGACGACGTTGTGGACCCGCTGCCGCTTGTTATGCCCCCCCATAAATAGGCAGGTCTTGAGGGGGAATACGGTCTTCGTCCCGGGCTTGGCGCGGATGAAGTAGCCGGCGGGCGGGTGCATCCCCACGTCGGCGGTGTACTTGTCGGCGTCGATGGGGACGAGCTTCCAGAAGTAGTCGGCGAGGTAGCTGTGCTCTTTGAGGGCGGAGGCGATGTCCATCACCTCGACCCCCTCCACCGCGGAGCCCCTGTGGACGGGGGACTGGTCGACCTGGAAGTAGTGGCCCGAGGCCTCGCCGGCGAGGCTCACTCCGGCGCTGAGGGCAGCGGTCTGGACCGCCTCCGGGAGCATCTCCAGCTCTGTGATCTCTCCGACCTCCTCGGCCTCCGCCTCGTAGGTATCGAGATCTATATCCGTCCCCAGGGCGGCCTTCTTGTCGGCGGCCTTCTTCGCCTTCTCCTCTAGACGGGACATAGACATGCGGCGCACCCCTCGTATCCGTTGGCCTTGATCTGTTCCAAAATCTCCTTCGGGCTTCCCGAGCAGACGATCGTCCCCTCGATCATGACGTGGGCCTTGTCCGTCGCCATGTAGTCGAGGATGTGGCCGAAGTGGGTTATGATCACCCCGGACTTCGTCCTCATGGAGGGCTTCGCGTCCTTCTGGGTGAGGATGTTGATCGCCCGGCCGATGACCTTGATGTTCTCCAGGTCGACCCCGGAGTCGGGCTCGTCGAGCATCACGAAGTCCGGCTCCTGGGCGAGGAGCTGGACCATCTCCGACCGCTTCACCTCGCCGCCGGAGAAGCCCCTGTTCACCTCCCGGTCGGCGAACTCGGTGAAGTCCAGGTCCTCGAGGATCTTCCCGGCGTCTGCCTGGGGGTTACAGAGCTTGATCATGTCCAAGACCTTCAGCCCCCGGATGGTGGGCGGGTGCTGGAAGGCGATCCCGATCCCAAGCCGCGCCCGCTCGTGCATCGACATGTGGGTTATGTCGACGCCCTTGAAGGTGATCGTCCCCCTCTCCACCACGTACCGGGGGATCCCCGCTATGGTGCTGAGGAGGGTCGTCTTGCCGCAGCCGTTGGGGCCGAAGAGGGCGTGGGTCTCCCCCTTCCCCACGCTCATGTCCACCCCTTTCAGGACCTGCTTCTCCCCTATCCTCACCCAGAGATCATCAATTTCTAACGTCGAACCGCCTCCTGGAGCCGCTTCGGATGACCGATGCGGAGTTCTCATACACCCATATCACCGCCTTCACTAATAATGGCTTCCCCTTAGAACAGTTCTTCCCTGGCCCGAAGAGTTCCGGCCGGAATGTCATCAAAGATCAGACCCCGAACCG
The sequence above is drawn from the Methanothrix harundinacea 6Ac genome and encodes:
- a CDS encoding right-handed parallel beta-helix repeat-containing protein translates to MASTFISVWVLLFALAGTAGASEILVAGDLQAAIAGASPGDTLIVPAGVYQPFTVDRPLTILGEGRPSVRAKTQNPAITIRGHGVQILGFQVDGVPKNQEDKFRFYMDLASRKPQYSLNQPNSGILVDGNDVLLEDMIVNGSEAGILVKYARNFTILNSSIQRCDIGLLIQEGSGGRVAGSTFQDCKKYGASIEASSGFSLERNQVIGNPGAGIMLKDSTGCTLRWNSFIENWQGLFLWNSSFCDLMENEADRNVYYGMVIASGSNNSILNNEARKTGGGGYGFQGFGISIQENSTYNLVAGNVLSENLNGLDLTRGCRFNLIFSNEIYENSNGIRLDKNENNLVYKNNFRRNLITGYDNASHNFWNGSVGNYYDDYRGRDRDGDGVGDDPYWIPKGSSCVVDWRPLMTPADGIVDIEEARLDLARYATYNPEDDLPYRMENDTIVIRKKEPGKTEPAKWWA
- a CDS encoding phosphoribosylaminoimidazolecarboxamide formyltransferase; this encodes MQIRQVVVLADEPPEVKDLLRDLEDRGIEIKRTAASEVLRDLASPEGGGVWGPESLILFDLNFDSSPSSSVIVREAANCGSAVLIRSGWWGIVMEDLMAEGRLSEETRRLLATEALYFLITRDAEKLSALQGEGPRYLVETYEKVQDLRYGENWHQTASLYSKPDGFGLHRAPKLCGKEMSYNNVVDAETTLEMLMDLLEYDGVREERALAVIVKHANPCGVAYGSNEIEAYRRALATDPKSAFGGVIGFSEPVDADLAEEMRDHFIEVLLAPGYDPEALEILREKPNRRILEISELLSGRSRLYAGRQSRSVFGGLLVQDYDTGDIKDWKVVTERGPTPAETLALRFAWKVTKFVKSNALVYTTANQTIGIGSGQVSRVDSARFGAEKAEEHGLDTRGTVAATDSFFPFRDGLDRTFEAGATAVVHPGGSIRDAEVIEAANEHGMAMVFTGMRHFRH
- a CDS encoding DUF167 domain-containing protein; this encodes MISPEDAREAIDPHPQGVLIRFEVAPGSSRLLVPSGYNPWRKALEAKLTERAERGRANQQLESAVAEIFGIPSHRVQVASGTKSYRKAVIVLGVGPEEAARRLAAGGLPAP
- a CDS encoding toprim domain-containing protein; the encoded protein is MTRRRRALRRSGDEGRGRRAGIDPDALEELLAGILEASGEGAAIVVEGERDERSLRELGVEGPIVRAARRPALEVAEDGVMGYEEVVILTDWDRAGDELARRIELHLRGMGARVDTETRERLKRMVRREIKDVESLSGFVERVRSEICPEELR
- a CDS encoding NTPase, producing MSRRAAVTGAPGVGKSTLVERAAALIGGRTGGVSAREVRIGGRRIGFQLSDLLTGEVGTLASLDGPGPKVGRYRVHLADLEEVGARAIERAVREAELVVIDEVGPMELLSEEFVEAVEAALDSDKPILAVVHMRSEHHLAKKIREGFRLFVVTPESRDRLAGEVAAETRP
- a CDS encoding SufB/SufD family protein, with protein sequence MSRLEEKAKKAADKKAALGTDIDLDTYEAEAEEVGEITELEMLPEAVQTAALSAGVSLAGEASGHYFQVDQSPVHRGSAVEGVEVMDIASALKEHSYLADYFWKLVPIDADKYTADVGMHPPAGYFIRAKPGTKTVFPLKTCLFMGGHNKRQRVHNVVIAEEGSELHIITGCTTPSHAGRGLHLGVSEVYVKRGAHVTFTMVHNWGEEVEVRPRGASLVEAGGSITENYITLTPVKSLQAFPTATLAGEGAVASFSTIMYARRGNIDIGNQTILEAPKTSAESISRVVSTGGEIINRGRMVGKVPDIRAHVECTGLILTEKGRIYSIPELDGWCGGLDMSHEAAVGKISQQELEYLMARGLSPDEATSVIVRGFLDVEIKGLPPALREEIRNITKLEEIHGGS
- a CDS encoding ABC transporter ATP-binding protein, which codes for MRTPHRSSEAAPGGGSTLEIDDLWVRIGEKQVLKGVDMSVGKGETHALFGPNGCGKTTLLSTIAGIPRYVVERGTITFKGVDITHMSMHERARLGIGIAFQHPPTIRGLKVLDMIKLCNPQADAGKILEDLDFTEFADREVNRGFSGGEVKRSEMVQLLAQEPDFVMLDEPDSGVDLENIKVIGRAINILTQKDAKPSMRTKSGVIITHFGHILDYMATDKAHVMIEGTIVCSGSPKEILEQIKANGYEGCAACLCPV